The Trichosurus vulpecula isolate mTriVul1 chromosome 4, mTriVul1.pri, whole genome shotgun sequence genome contains a region encoding:
- the TMEM79 gene encoding transmembrane protein 79, which yields MTEPETLTLLEVKGQDALEKNLPQPLIPNGLRLEGEDGEELISCENETGKVGSEATTLPWVRTSLGTGPQPSAPFPDSPGWQGCKKEPILAELPLKSEEPVEEDINLMPEQAARAFVPIDPQCIERKPQEELIVHCDKKVEGECQAFLLPRAARSEPPERKWAEAAAAPPARCGNCGACGREGLRAVASFGAALIVFPCLLYGAYAFLPFDAPRLPTMSSRLVYTLRCGVFATFPIILGLLVYGLSLLCFSALRPFGEQQREVEIHRRYVAQSVQLFILYFFNLAVLATYLPQDTLKLLPLLTGLFAISRLVYWLTFALGRSFRGFGYGLTFLPLVSMLVWNLYYMFLVEPERMFTASDSRLDYPDHARAADYKPHLWG from the exons ATGACAGAACCTGAGACACTAACTCTGCTGGAGGTAAAGGGGCAAGATGCCCTTGAGAAGAATTTGCCCCAGCCCCTCATCCCTAATGGACTCAGACTagaaggggaagatggggaagagCTTATCTCTTGTGAGAATGAAACTGGGAAAGTTGGCAGTGAAGCTACTACTTTGCCCTGGGTAAGGACATCATTAGGTACTGGCCCCCAGCCCAGTGCCCCCTTTCCAGACTCCCCTGGTTGGCAGGGATGTAAAAAAGAACCCATTCTAGCTGAGCTGCCCCTAAAATCAGAGGAGCCAGTTGAGGAAGACATTAACCTGATGCCTGAACAGGCAGCCCGAGCATTTGTGCCAATTGACCCACAGTGCATTGAGAGGAAGCCCCAAGAAGAGCTCATTGTCCACTGTGACAAAAAGGTTGAGGGTGAATGCCAGGCCTTTCTGTTGCCTCGGGCTGCCCGATCAGAGCCCCCTGAAAGGAAGTGGGCAGAGGCAGCAGCTGCGCCCCCTGCCCGCTGCGGGAATTGTGGAGCCTGTGGCCGTGAGGGGTTGAGGGCTGTGGCCTCTTTTGGGGCTGCTCTCATCGTCTTCCCCTGCCTGTTATATGGAGCTTATGCCTTCCTGCCTTTTGATGCCCCCCGACTGCCCACCATGAGTTCTCGACTTGTCTACACGCTCCGCTGTGGGGTCTTTGCCACCTTTCCCATAATTCTAG GGCTTCTGGTCTATGGTCTCTCCCTGCTGTGCTTCTCTGCACTACGTCCCTTCGGGGAACAACAGAGAGAAGTCGAAATCCACAGGCGATACGTGGCCCAATCTGTTCAGCTCTTCATCCTTTATTTCTTCAACCTGGCTGTacttgccacctacctgccccaggaTACCCTCAAGCTGCTACCCTTGCTCACTGGCCTCTTCGCCATCTCCCG GCTGGTGTACTGGTTGACTTTTGCACTGGGCAGGTCCTTCCGAGGCTTTGGCTATGGGCTGACCTTCCTGCCACTGGTCTCAATGCTGGTGTGGAATCTTTACTACATGTTCCTGGTGGAGCCTGAGCGTATGTTCACTGCCTCAGACAGCCGGCTTGACTACCCAGACCATGCTCGAGCTGCTGACTACAAGCCACACCTCTGGGGGTGA